A stretch of DNA from Diospyros lotus cultivar Yz01 chromosome 14, ASM1463336v1, whole genome shotgun sequence:
TATATCGACAACATGAAAATGTTGAAATGCATTTGTCTTTCATCTTTCAATGAGCATATCTATTAGGCCATGTGTCGCCTCTTGTATTGAATTGTGTTTATCACTAAGTTTGCATAGATAATTTGATTTCAAGGAGCTTGAGTTTCTATTATCAAGCTAGCCACATGGTGTTTCCAACTTGGTAATATTGCAGTTTAAATGAGTTGTTGAAAATGTCTTTATGACCTTGTGCAAATAGAGCGAACAAGGTGTGTCTAATAGATTGCCTTCTAAAATTGTGAATTAGTGTAGAGTAGTATTTCATGAATGTATCGATGTGAAATAGAATATTGTTTAATGAGTCATAAACTCAGCAAATCGAAGAAACTTTGTGATTAATGTCCAAATTGCTAATTTCTTGCCGTTCGACTAGCCTCCCTCATGTGCAAGGCATACTTTATTTAGTTGGTTATGCCTTAAGTAACTTTTTTGGTAGATTTATTGTTTCCTGCTCCATCTTTTGGTCAAATGTCAATCCCATGTTTGTTATCATGTTAGGTGCAAAATCAATTGGAAATTCATACCTATTTCATTATATAGTCAGGAATATCATATTTGGTTGGTATTCTGctctaatatttttctttttacagcAGTTATGAGGTTTCGTATTATACACTTGTCTACATGATATTTGTCATGAAGATAACCACAAGCTCTTTAATCTAATGGTTGGACAAACTCTAACAAGGAGATTTTTTTTAGTAAGTTCTCAACAGATAGATATTGTACCACAAGGAAGAAAGAGCCAATCAAAGATATTGGTGAGAGATTAAGTTGATTGTGCACTTTAGAGCTTTCCTGCTTTTCTTGGCAGGAATAACAGACTTGTGTAATAGCTCCATTAAATAATCTGTTTTTTCAATTTGGAGATTTCTGAAAGGACTGCTAATCCTGATACTCATTGAGACTATGGTGTATTTTTGGACTGAAAAGCAGTCctctctttttacttttttcagGGTGTGAAGAAGTTGGCGACATTGCGTAATGTTTTTGCGATGATAAGAGGATCAGAAGAGCCTGATCGCTTTGTATTACTTGGCAACCACAGAGATGCATGGACGTATGGAGCTGTTGACCCCAATAGTGGAACTGCCGCCTTGCTTGACATTGCTCGTCGATATGCTCTTCTTATGCGTTCTGGGTGGAATCCTCGAAGATCAATTGTTCTCTGCAGTTGGGATGCAGAGGAGTTTGGGATGGTAGGTAATTTTCTTCTCTCCTTCTGTCACCAGCAGTGCCATGGCATGTGGCTGTAGGATCAGGATTTGATCTCTGAATCCTTAATTCCAAGTTCTACATGTTGGGAGCATGAATGCAATTGTTTGCaattacactaaactaaatgcAACTGTCTGCAATGACACTAAACTAATTGTATAATTCCAGGGAAAGGCATttgattggattttttttttttaaattactattacttttaaaaaattagcaaaataaTACTGAATCCAAATCTTTGACAAACTACTAAACTCCCTGCCACCTTAGCTGtcgttttaaattttattgcCACGGGAATAGAAATGTGCAATGCAAAACTGTTTCTTGTACCAATGGTTTTATATAAAGGTTTCAATAAGAAACTACTACTTGGAGTAGTGGTTCCGAGACTCAACCGCTATTCCAAGTAACGTTTCTGTCCATCTTTCCAATTTAAAGTTTGTTTCAAGGTTGGACAGCCATGGATTGAAGCTGGACACTGCATCTGTATGGCCCACTCCTTAGTTCAATCTTTCTTCCCAGTTATGGGTTTTCTCAATTTTACTACCAGGCAGTTGGGGCTGCAGTGGTTCACCTgtgttcaaaataaaaaataaataaaatagaatgaaatgaaaaaaatataaaaagatggATGATAAATGAGAGGCAAAAATACAAAACTTAGTTAAATGAAGCTAGAGCTGCAGgcaaaattatgaataaccaTACTTGGGAGAAATTGGGAAGTCAAGCTTCAATCCATGGCTGGCCTACCTGAAACAAACTTGAAATGAGAAAGATAGACAAAACCGCTGCTACAAATACTGGTTCTGTCTAAGAGCCGCTACTCAAGGTAGTGGTTTTGCATTGCAGTCTTTATGTAAAGGCACCGATTCAAGCAATGGTTTTGTATGGAAGAGATTCTGTTTTAGCAGCTGAGGTTGCAAGCAAGGAGAGTAGTAGTTCGTTGAATATTTTGGATTCAGtagtattttgttaatttttaaaatattagtaatttaaaaaaattcaatttgattGTGTTACTAGCTATGGATACTATGTTCTGTTTGGTGGATTTTGTTCTGCTGACAGATGGGGTCATATTAATAGTGACCAAACTTAGTTCGATTTGATTATAAGGATGAGCTGGACACTTGACCGGTTGACCCCTGCGTGCAAGAGAGCAGGAAGAGGGGGTGGGCTTATAATTGAACTCCCAAAAGTGGTTCAAGGtcattcatttcacatgcaaggaaaaattggaagTAGCCTTCCTGTTTCACATTGTAAGTGGAGACAATAATGCTATTAGGCCTTTTTGGATGTAGCACATGGGTTGTACTTTGACCCTAGtgtgttttgtattttttttgcatcAACGTAAAAACAAAAAGTTTACTTATCAATATAATAGGAGGCACTGCTATGGTTACCAATGAGAAAAGATTATAATTGCTCTGATTTCTTTTATCAGGCAATGACTGCAGATATGTTAGATATAATATCTATTTATGGGATAGGAACTTGAGTCTCTCATTGGGGGAACACAGCTTAAGCTGCAGCAGTGTCCCATAAAGGACCATATGTTATTGTACAGCAGAATGCTGACATGTCTGGATGCTGATATTGTACAAGACAATAACAATATTCTCCATATCTGGATCTTGGCTTACATGTATATGTTAACACCCTCTTTCCCAGTCAGCTTTTGCTCTTTTGTTATGAGTCATGCGTGCGCTCTTTTTGAGAATGCATCTGGAAACTCCATGCTCGAATGCTGAAGGCagatttaaaaatcataaaccaGACAATCGTAGGATTGTTTAGTATGTTTTGTGCCTTTTAGTTCTTATAACTCATCTCATTTATGGTGGTTTTTGGTCTCAGATAGGATCTACCGAGTGGGTTGAGCAAAACCTTCTGAACCTGGGCTCTAAAGCTGTAGCCTACCTTAATGTGGATTGTGCGGTGCAAGGTCCTGGATTCTTTGCTGGTGCAACTCCTCAGCTAGATGATCTCCTTGTTGAGGTCACTAAAAAGGTACACAAAGTCACCAATGAACATGTTAAATGAACAAAAGTATCAAAGTGTTATTGATCAGGCTTTAAGGGTATCAATTGGATAAATTTACCTGGCATTTGACATGCTATATCTCTTGGTTGTATTTTTGTCCCTGCTTAGGTTAAAGATCCTGACTCAGATGACATGACATTATACAAGAAGTGGACAACAACTAGTAACGGCATCAATGTAAGTTCCAAATTTTAGGTTTTTGACTCATTGAGAGGCAGATAAAACGTGCTTAAGCTAAAGCACTGGCCCCAAAATtagcaggaaaaaaaaaagagaagtgaTTGAAACAGGCCCGTTATGTTACCTGTATGAAGTCTTCCTCCAAGAATCCAGGAAGTTCCGGATTTGAGACAGACCCACAACTGAATTGTCCTTGGTCTGTTTGCAATTTTTTGGCTTGGAATTGAACCAACTTTAGTTGGTTAAGACTTTATATGCCCAGAACCAATTGATCAACATTAGAACCAAATGAAACCACTTCAGAAAAATTGGATTGGTTTAGATTATCCTCGTGTATCTATTATATCATATAAAACCTAATCTTTTGACAAAAACCTTATTATTGGTATAATGCAAATAACACCGACTTACTAGATAATTTATGAAGACATATTAATATTGTAAAGTTGATTTAGAATGGTAGAATTCTGGACGACCAACTAGGACTgccattatttttaaaatataagacCTTTATATGTTACACCGGCATCCTTCAATAATACATCTATTCACACTCTCCCTCAAGGTAGAGCATATATGACATATTCTAAGCTtgttacaaataaaatacaatatagtGATGGTGTATTTCTATAGTTGCTGCTACCTTGTCCACTATTACCATTCATTGAGTCACAAGTATACTGCAAAAAAATTTCCAATTTTACTTGAAATGCAATTTCCTTGTAGATTCCTCTGAAAATATTGGGCTACAATTGGCTGTGTCATGATTAAGAATCCTTTTAAAGCTTATATTAGTGAGATTCGTTCccttataatttttatctaGTTTATGGAGATACGAATTGTTTTGGATGTTCTTTCAActgtttttgaaattattgcATTTTGAGGTTGTCTTTATTGTATTGCAGATCCAGAGACTCAGTGGAGTAGATTCAGATTTTGCTCCATTTTTGCAACATGCAGGGGTTCCTTCAATTGATCTGTATTATGGCAGAGGTATTTGGCGCTGAcaattaagaattttaaacaTCAGTATGTTACTGATTGAAGTCAAATGTAGACAATTATAGGGGCAGTTGTTCATTCTCTCTATTTGTTGCAACTTATATGCACAACACTGTGCACACACTCAGCTTTGATGATACTTGCTGAAAAGAAGACAAAGTATCACAGCAGAGAATGCCTTAGGCTTCTATGGTTGCAATCAACTTTATCATACTCTAGCTTTACAGGGATCTATCAGAACCTCAAATAAATTATTCCACCTATATTTGGCTTGAATAATGCAATTTATTCTATTCTTTTTAAACCCCCTAGCATGTGTAAAGTAGATATTTTGCCAATCGATTGGGTTCAGTCTTAAATCCAATGCTTGTACTGTTTGTGTACATTAGTGGATTAGCTTTTCCCATAATGTCTCAACTTCATGAATGCCCCATATTCTAAAATGGAAACACCAGCTTGCATCATATCAAGTCAAATACTGGAGAGATAAATGAAGTACCTATACCTAGGTGATAACGGAAAGCTTCTTCTTTGCACATAAGCATGCACATATGCTTACATAAACCATATGGAAACAAAATTATGCTAGCTTGACCTCAGTTTGTATCtggtaattattttgttttccatAATGAAGTTCATTATCCAATGTTAAAAGCTTAGCTGTAATACTGTTGTACATTCAAACATTTCCCGGTGTTTCTCTGCCAGTCAGTACTGGGCATTTGAGGGATTAACAACGGCATTTTTAAACTCATGCATTCATTCTGGCCAGACTCCCTTGGGGTGAAGTCATATTGTTTTGTACTTAATGTAGGATATAAGATGAGTATTAAACTTAAgagtattaaatttaaagtcCTGTATGAAAGGAGCCCAGTTTATTTTGTTGATGTTTCATGAAATAAGTCTTTGGTAAAATTCTTTGTTCTCCTTGGctattaaatttaatcaaatccTCTTTTGTTGATTTCGAATTATAAAGCACATGGTTACACTAATTTGAACCCGACATACAATGGATTGTTGAATGAAGTTTTGCCATTGAGCACTTTTCTTTGATTTCCCTTTTTGGTAGATGTcactaattttatttgttattgtaCCTTTCTTTTTGGTGCAGATTTTCCAGTCTATCATACTGCTTTTGATGACTTCAGTTGGATGATAAAATATGGAGATCCATTGTTTCAGCGGCATGTTGCAGGTAGCTTTTTTGTCcactaaatatttattataccATAATATCAAAACTAGTAAAATGGTAATCCTATACTCTTTGTCTTGAAGATAACATGGCTTTTCTTTATTATGTTGACTCAGTAACTGGAGTTTGGGGACTTCTTGCACTTCGCCTGGCTGATGATGCAGTTCTACCATTTAACTACCTTTCATATGCTGCTGAACTGCAGGTACATGCATTGCGTTGAGTTTCCTACTGCCCTTGTTGGTCGAAACTTGGTATCACTTCTCTTGAAGTTTCCTTGTTTTGTGTATGGAGAGAGGATTCTTTTAAGTTGGTACACGTTATTTGCTTCCAGGGAAGATGGGAGTGATATCAATAGTTTCTCTTGACAGGGTTGAGTTTACAGCTggtcattttgtttttaaaagaattCAGCTTGTGCTTTTCCTTGATTTAAAGGACTAAAATTAACTATCCCCcatcttgaatttgaaattttcttgcAGGAGTATGCAAATATCTTGAGCACTTTGTTGGGAGGGAATGTCTTCCTACGGCCTATTTTAGCAGCCATCCAGGAACTTAGGGATGCAGCAAAAAAGGCTGAGGACGAAGCAATGGTTAGATACagaattaaaatttcatttgcTTTAGCGAAGTGGAGATACTTGCCAGCccaaaaatctcttttttttgttttttttacatAGTTTTTGCCTTTGGTTTCTTTGCTCCTTCATATCTTTTTAGTTATTACCAAAAAGAAACAGtatacatattttcttatcttaCTGAGCCTCTATATTATGTCAACCTGAAGAAAATGAGAGTGCTAGAAACTGCGGGCAATTTGATGTTGAAGCAGCGTGCATTAAATGATCGCTTGATGTTTGCTGAAAGAGGCTTCTTGGATGCAGAAGGGCTTCAAGGCAGACAGTGGTTTAAGCATCTGGTAAACCGTCTTTTCATTAATATAACGAAGTGTCCATTTTATATAGTTGGACTTCATCCTGGAACAATGTTGAAAATATGTCAACTCTGGTTCTAATTTTACATCAAACCAGATTTGTGTCTCCTCTTTGGCAAGATATTGCTAGGAAAATGACGTAGAGATGCCTCATTTCTTGGATACTCAAATTGTTTGAGCTCTAAAAGAAACCTGTTTCAGTTTCATAACCTTGATGCTGTGGGCTTTGCCTGCAAtgtatcccaaaaaaaaaaagaaaaaggaaaagtttCATAACCTCGACATGGACAAGCATGTTGCTTCTAGCAACTTAACAGATACATGGTGGTGTTGCAATGCAGGTTTATGGACCTCCTCGTCACCATGAAAGCAAACTGGTTTTCTTCCCGGGACTAGTTGATGCTGTTTCACAGTTTAGACGAACGAACAAGAATGAAGGGCAGGCAGCAATGCAGCATGAGATCTGGAGGGTTGCCAGGGCCATACAAAGAGCTGCCTATACTTTAAGAGGTGAATTTGCCTAgaactatttattaaaaatgggCTCCCATATGGAAGGCAGTTGCCTATGATTAGAGAGTCGAAATTGTAAATATCCACCCTTTTTGTTATGGTTTTTGGAAAGTCAAAATGCCTCTGTGCGGCCGCACAGAGAGAATGAACTGTATATATTCACCCTTTTCTGCCGGTTATGGTTCTGATTAAGATAAAATAGAGCTGATGTtaaggattaaggcttgtgattgtggTCTTCTTGTTGCTGCTGCTAGGGAAAAACAAACCCAGGTGACAAAATGAGAAAAGCAAAAAGGTAAAGGGGGAGGAGTTGAACAAGTCCCTAGAAcatggagaaaatattcaaTGCAATTGTAATTGTGATATAGGGTTTATCAGTCTAGTTCATCTCTCCTTCAATTTGTTTTAGTAATAATATTATGGATGGTCATGAAAGGTCATCATGTTTGTTTCATGTGGTATGAAACTCCTTGGAAATTGTAATCATCCATTTTAGCAGCAGCAGCTCTAGAAAGCTCGCAAAGTATAGCTGCTTCCAGTGACCATATCCATGTGTGGAGTTGTTGAAGGTCTGTCGTTTAGTTGTAGGAAACAAGGTCTGCTTTGCTTTACACAAGTTTATTTCACAAGAACGTATTCAAATGAGAGAAATTTTTAAGTACAAAATAGAAGACTTAGAAGTTGTCTAGTTATGAAAAACAGTTTAGGTTTTTAGAAAGTTACTTtatagaaaatgattttttcttaaaaaatgtattaattttGCCAATTTTTTCGAAGGTGAACCGAACTTGAAAACTTCTTGAAatgagttttttaaaatattttttaatttgaaaattttaaacatatattttaattttttagattgggAATTTTTATGCATTTCTAACCTTAGAACACGTTTTCCAAATTtattataagaaattaaaattatattttataaaaaataaaaattaaaaactaaaaacatttTCCATAACTAAGCAAAGcctttatttttaagttttctaaatttatacTTAATGTTTATAAATCTTTTCATAAAAATAGGGACTGTTATTCCCttagttttaaaataagaaacatgAGAAACTCAATAATTTTATTGTCTGTTTAAGAAGTAATaggataaatttgaaaaaaaaaatattagtctttgcagaaaataaagaaaaatagttcAAAGCTAGAAAGTTCTTAAAATCAGACTCATAATCAATAAAAGTAATTCATTAGATGATTTATGAGTTAAGGGATGAGTTGGTGGGTTTTGGggatttaattagtttaacatataataattagattaatttaaaatagGGTGGAGATATATTTCATCAAGTAAAGAAAAATATGGAACCCATCAGCTTGTTAGCTTTTAATCAGCCAAAATTAGCTGATCCTTTTCCCGTAAAGGTTTTTTTTGGGAGTGATgtataaacttttttttcttaatatcttttaattctataaatatttaaaatttaaagtaaagAGTCCAtcttatattaaaatgaaaacagctcatttttttacaaaattttaaaaggaaaaaggtTATGAGATCTTAAAACTAGACATTAAAATTGGACTCAATTGCAAAGTTGAAGAACCCACGACTGAGAAGATCATCTAGACATAGCCAACGCCTTTTGTAACTCACTTCTTGTGCATAACATTTGTCACATGAACATATTAATAGAATGTTTGGTTgtgcattttatttatattggtgtgtgtgttgtgtatacatatatcatGGGACACATGAGCTGTACACTTAGATTTTGAGACATTGATATTCAAGGGTAAGGATGGTGGTTTATTCAAAAGGTAAAACGTCCTTAATTTAAAGGCTTAAAAATGTGGAGACGCGAAAAAcactcaatttaaaaaaaaaatattaattaatattgtaatGGACTAGtagtaaacataattttaacaAGGGCAAAACACATACTATAAATTATGACAATTTAAAAAAGgaacaacaattaaattaatatcacTAGTAATATAATATACTTACAATAAAATGAACCAATGTATCGgtgataattattttataatgttTAAAATCTAACTTATTcatgattttaaaatatagtaACATTACTAAtaaattatagagaaaatattacaattatatGACAAACTAAGttaaaattagtcatgcatGGTAAACTTTATGATGTACCTGACATTGGATTCTTAAAGTTTAATATcagtttacaattttttaaattcttgtaaACATATAAAAGCCTCAATTTCACTTTCTCACTTGTAAGATATAAAATTTGTAgtaaaagtaattaaataacTGTTTGATAATGATCAATAAATCTGACAACATTAATTCGAGAAAAGAGAAAAGCATGCTTCCCAAGTGTTCGATAATCAATATACTTGGGAGTTAGCAACACAAAATTGCTGGACCTAATGAATTGAACATTTGGTACATGAAATGTAGTACAGAGATATTTGAGCAGTgagattttaacaaaatttagcCCAAAAATGGTTAGGTATGATATGAAATATTATCGCCTCTCATTCTCAGAAGTAATAGATGTGAATAAGAAGATGACTAGAACCACTAAAATTCACGCCTGAAATTAAAGGCTAGGGATGATATAATGATGGCTActttgacaacaacaatagcAGCCAAAGTCCACTCTTAAGGATCAAACAACATTAATTCGAGACAAATGATGGTGActtttgaaataaaagaagaattGACAATTTAAGGCACTTACGTCAAGCAAAGCAGAGACACTTAAATTTGTATAGACTAAAGAGCAGCATCTTTTCTATACACAATCTCAGAAGAAGCCAACCACTATACAATCTCATCCTCTATAAGCAAATTATAGATTCAACTAAGTAATAGGGGGTGTGGAGAAAAAGAATGCGAACTATACCCAGCTTACATCCCCTAACCAAAATCCGGTATATGCACAGGTATCATATAAACGAAGCTTCCAATCTCTGGATGTTAGTTACCAGCTTTTATAGGTTAGGCGAGAAAGAGCAGAAAGAGCAGAGGCAAGGCTCAAGGCTTGTTTCCAATACAAAAAAAGCATCATGATACAATCGGTAGAAACCTCCATTCCCCGCCCATGTCAAGAATGAATCATCGTCATCTACAAGACCTAGGACAAAATCCTCAAAGGCCACAACActctttttctgttttctaattATAATTACCTTTCACTTTTCCATATTATCCCTGTGGCTTCGGAGGGGATGCGCAGTCACTGGCAGAGGTGGTCCAGTGTCCTTTACTAGTTGTATATTCTAACTGCTTTCTCAAACATGGGGCGGTTCTGCAAGCATTTCAGCAAAgttaaataaaaggaaaatataagattttctAGATATGCTATATAAAACTTCACCCAAAGAAATGAACAATCAGCTTTGTGG
This window harbors:
- the LOC127790571 gene encoding probable glutamate carboxypeptidase AMP1 — its product is MAPSFYFRPATIFASKPSSSYTLLFLAILFIIGLYTLHHHHDTAGTPGNALHFGDLFLSAASNYTISSYLRRLTRHPHVAGTEAAVQTAMYVENHFRDLGMDTFVKHYNALLSYPAHASLSAHFSNGTVKAAALAEQGSAGNDVIPPYHAYSPSGSAYGKAVFVNYGMEEDYGALAAQGVSVAGCVVVARRGVAPRNAVVEKAAENGAAAVLMYSETEGFGDGVERGTVMAGLGDPLSPGWAGVDGGEILGLNDKEVVRRFPKIPSMPVSADTAEAILSTLEGPRAPSEWKARALRVGPGPTMLNFSYQGVKKLATLRNVFAMIRGSEEPDRFVLLGNHRDAWTYGAVDPNSGTAALLDIARRYALLMRSGWNPRRSIVLCSWDAEEFGMIGSTEWVEQNLLNLGSKAVAYLNVDCAVQGPGFFAGATPQLDDLLVEVTKKVKDPDSDDMTLYKKWTTTSNGINIQRLSGVDSDFAPFLQHAGVPSIDLYYGRDFPVYHTAFDDFSWMIKYGDPLFQRHVAVTGVWGLLALRLADDAVLPFNYLSYAAELQEYANILSTLLGGNVFLRPILAAIQELRDAAKKAEDEAMKMRVLETAGNLMLKQRALNDRLMFAERGFLDAEGLQGRQWFKHLVYGPPRHHESKLVFFPGLVDAVSQFRRTNKNEGQAAMQHEIWRVARAIQRAAYTLRGEFA